Proteins encoded by one window of Antechinus flavipes isolate AdamAnt ecotype Samford, QLD, Australia chromosome 4, AdamAnt_v2, whole genome shotgun sequence:
- the SRSF1 gene encoding serine/arginine-rich splicing factor 1, with amino-acid sequence MSGGGVIRGPAGNNDCRIYVGNLPPDIRTKDIEDVFYKYGAIRDIDLKNRRGGPPFAFVEFEDPRDAEDAVYGRDGYDYDGYRLRVEFPRSGRGTGRGGGGGGGGGGAPRGRYGPPSRRSEYRVVVSGLPPSGSWQDLKDHMREAGDVCYADVYRDGTGVVEFVRKEDMTYAVRKLDNTKFRSHEGETAYIRVKVDGPRSPSYGRSRSRSRSRSRSRSRSNSRSRSYSPRRSRGSPRYSPRHSRSRSRT; translated from the exons ATGTCGGGAGGAGGAGTGATCCGAGGCCCGGCCGGGAACAATGATTGCCGCATCTATGTGGGGAATCTACCCCCAGACATCCGCACCAAGGACATAGAGGACGTATTTTACAAGTACGGCGCCATCCGCGACATAGATCTCAAGAACCGCCGCGGAGGGCCCCCTTTCGCCTTTGTGGAGTTCGAAGATCCGCG GGACGCGGAAGATGCTGTGTACGGGCGTGACGGTTATGATTACGATGGATATCGGCTCCGTGTGGAGTTTCCCCGAAGTGGCCGGGGTACTGGCCGAGGGGGTggcggcggcgggggcggcgGTGGAGCCCCTCGAGGCCGCTATGGCCCCCCGTCCAGGCGATCAGAATACAGAGTGGTCGTTTCTG GGCTGCCTCCAAGTGGAAGTTGGCAGGATTTAAAGGATCACATGCGTGAAGCAGGTGATGTATGTTATGCTGATGTTTACCGAGATGGAACTGGTGTCGTGGAGTTTGTTCGGAAGGAAGATATGACCTACGCAGTTCGAAAACTGGATAACACTAAGTTTAGATCTCATGAG GGAGAAACTGCCTACATCCGTGTTAAAGTTGATGGGCCAAGAAGTCCAAGTTATGGAAGATCTCGATCTCGAAGCCGTAGTCGTAGCAGAAGCCGTAGTCGAAGCAACAGCAGGAGTCGAAGTTATTCCCCAAGAAGAAGCAGAGGATCTCCACGCTACTCCCCCCGTCATAGTAGATCTCGTTCTCGCACATAA